Proteins encoded in a region of the Streptomyces sp. NBC_01298 genome:
- a CDS encoding FAD/NAD(P)-binding protein — MSTNGQSQVAIIGAGPRGLSVLERLCANERANPSHAAVTVHIVDPSAPGAGQVWRPDQSQLLLMNTVASQITIYTDDSVRTEGPIEPGPTLFEWARSVAGGGADAVGVPESTVAEAGRLGPNTYPTRAFYGGYLRATFERVVANAPAHVTIEVHASRAVAMADTHGVPGGPQGVRLENGVRLNNLDAIVMAQGHVPARLTPREAKTASLARIHHLTYVTPANPADLNLHVVKPGENVLLRGLGLNFFDHMALFTAGRGGSYVRGEDGRLTYLPSGNEPKLYAFSRRGIPYHARGENEKGAYGRYLPRLLTPEVIADMRRRSADGDGISFSEDLWPLISRETESVYYGALLKNKGRRGEREGFTTRFLSLEQEQDREALLDAYGIEAAERWSWDRLSRPYGDREFTSREDFKAWLVEYLAQDVEEAKAGNLSGPLKAALDTMRDLRNEIRLAVDHGGLTADSHRDDLEGWYTPLNAFLSIGPPASRIEEMIALIDAGVLEPTGPGTEIRVDTASGDQATFILQSRLVPGPAVRSTVLIEARLPEPDLRRTDDPLLRHLLDTEQCTTYRISGGDGSGYESGGLAVTERPYRLLDARGRAHPRRFAYGVPTESVHWVTAAGIRPGVDSVTLGDSDAIARSVLALTTSAPVPAGVAPMPAETDLTGVLV, encoded by the coding sequence ATGAGCACCAACGGACAGAGCCAGGTCGCGATCATCGGAGCCGGCCCGCGCGGACTCTCCGTACTGGAGCGGCTGTGCGCCAACGAGCGCGCCAACCCCTCGCACGCCGCGGTCACCGTCCACATCGTCGACCCGTCGGCGCCGGGCGCCGGACAGGTGTGGCGCCCGGACCAGTCCCAGCTCCTGCTGATGAACACGGTGGCCTCCCAGATCACCATCTACACGGACGACAGCGTGCGGACCGAGGGGCCGATCGAGCCGGGCCCGACCCTCTTCGAGTGGGCGCGGAGCGTCGCCGGGGGCGGCGCGGACGCCGTGGGCGTCCCCGAGTCCACCGTCGCCGAGGCCGGCCGACTGGGCCCGAACACCTACCCCACCCGCGCCTTCTACGGCGGCTACCTCCGCGCCACCTTCGAGCGCGTCGTGGCGAACGCCCCCGCCCACGTCACCATCGAGGTGCACGCCTCCCGCGCCGTGGCCATGGCCGACACGCACGGCGTGCCGGGCGGCCCGCAGGGCGTACGGCTGGAGAACGGGGTCCGCCTCAACAACCTGGACGCCATCGTGATGGCGCAGGGCCACGTACCGGCCCGGCTCACCCCCCGCGAGGCGAAGACCGCGAGCCTCGCCCGGATCCACCACCTCACCTACGTGACGCCCGCCAACCCCGCGGACCTGAACCTGCACGTCGTCAAGCCCGGCGAGAACGTCCTGCTGCGCGGCCTGGGCCTGAACTTCTTCGACCACATGGCGCTCTTCACCGCCGGCCGCGGCGGCAGCTACGTCCGCGGCGAGGACGGCCGGCTGACCTACCTGCCCTCGGGCAACGAGCCCAAGCTGTACGCCTTCTCCCGGCGCGGCATCCCGTACCACGCCCGCGGCGAGAACGAGAAGGGCGCCTACGGCCGCTACCTGCCGCGCCTGCTCACCCCCGAGGTGATCGCCGACATGCGCCGCCGCTCCGCGGACGGGGACGGCATCAGCTTCTCCGAGGACCTGTGGCCGCTCATCTCCCGGGAGACGGAGAGCGTCTACTACGGCGCCCTGCTGAAGAACAAGGGCCGCCGCGGCGAACGCGAAGGGTTCACCACGCGGTTCCTGTCACTGGAGCAGGAGCAGGACCGCGAAGCGCTGCTGGACGCCTACGGCATCGAGGCGGCGGAGCGCTGGAGCTGGGACCGGCTCTCCCGCCCCTACGGCGACCGGGAGTTCACCAGCCGCGAGGACTTCAAGGCCTGGCTCGTCGAGTACCTGGCCCAGGACGTCGAGGAGGCCAAGGCCGGCAACCTCAGCGGCCCGCTCAAGGCGGCCCTGGACACGATGCGGGACCTGCGCAACGAGATCCGCCTCGCCGTCGACCACGGCGGCCTGACCGCCGACTCGCACCGCGACGACCTGGAGGGCTGGTACACCCCGCTCAACGCCTTCCTCTCCATCGGCCCGCCGGCCTCCCGCATCGAGGAGATGATCGCCCTCATCGACGCCGGAGTCCTCGAACCGACCGGTCCCGGTACGGAGATCCGCGTCGACACCGCCTCCGGCGACCAGGCGACCTTCATCCTCCAGTCCCGGCTGGTGCCCGGCCCCGCGGTCCGCTCCACCGTCCTCATCGAGGCCCGGCTGCCCGAGCCCGACCTGCGGCGCACCGACGACCCGCTGCTGCGCCACCTGCTCGACACCGAGCAGTGCACCACGTACCGGATCTCCGGCGGCGACGGCTCCGGCTACGAGTCCGGCGGCCTGGCCGTCACCGAGCGCCCCTACCGGCTGCTCGACGCGCGCGGCCGTGCCCACCCCCGCCGGTTCGCGTACGGGGTGCCCACCGAGTCCGTGCACTGGGTGACGGCGGCCGGCATCCGGCCGGGCGTCGACTCGGTCACCCTCGGCGACTCCGACGCGATCGCCCGCTCCGTGCTCGCCCTGACGACCTCCGCCCCGGTTCCGGCGGGCGTCGCACCGATGCCGGCCGAGACCGACCTGACCGGAGTCCTGGTATGA
- a CDS encoding class I adenylate-forming enzyme family protein, whose product MILQRIGNKGIRLGTLFERAAKKHPTNVVILDHDLDMAPALGRRATVAEVADLIDDFASRLWAAKVRPGRRVVVYKSDGFDITLLACAVARIGAVPVLLSPKLDGETVAELVRRTDQPYLLTDQNKLETELPASVFDEAEQVLLTSGSYQQATELASLAGVERVPSVTMPPDYPTLITHTSGTTGTPKLAVHTGHTLQARYLPQAMITKPLIRGRETIAMHVSFVHSRLITALAISLFRGFPIVVLADGDPKQAADLFSQLRPGILEAHPNSFMEWEELADDPRGPLANVKLFSSTFDAIHPRTVQRLLAATRRKAPVFGQLYGQSEIGPAVARSFSKRRSLDADGRCVGMPFPGMTDVRVVSRNGLPPSETNPGFIEVKSDGRIVTYLGEQERYDKQVNDGWWRMGDVGYRTKWGCVHLLDREVDLIEGFGSTLAAEDTLFTRLDELAEVIIIPDENGRAVPVVCTKDDKPLDTTAWQLAVAGLPQMGEPVQWRQSDLPQTATTKIKRLELARLLASGASASASASISASAGATAARSLQEQI is encoded by the coding sequence ATGATTCTGCAGCGCATCGGCAACAAAGGCATCCGGCTCGGGACGCTCTTCGAGCGGGCCGCCAAGAAGCACCCGACGAACGTGGTGATCCTGGACCACGACCTGGACATGGCCCCGGCACTGGGGCGCCGGGCCACCGTGGCCGAAGTGGCCGACCTGATCGACGACTTCGCGTCCCGGCTCTGGGCCGCGAAGGTCCGCCCCGGCCGGCGCGTGGTGGTCTACAAGTCCGACGGCTTCGACATCACCCTGCTGGCCTGCGCCGTGGCCCGCATCGGCGCCGTACCGGTGCTGCTGTCGCCGAAGCTCGACGGCGAGACCGTCGCGGAACTCGTCCGCCGCACCGACCAGCCGTACCTCCTCACCGACCAGAACAAGCTGGAGACCGAGCTGCCCGCCTCGGTGTTCGACGAAGCCGAGCAGGTCCTGCTCACCTCCGGCAGCTACCAGCAGGCGACCGAACTGGCCTCCCTCGCCGGGGTCGAGCGCGTCCCCTCCGTGACCATGCCGCCGGACTACCCGACCCTGATCACCCACACCTCGGGCACCACGGGCACCCCGAAGCTGGCCGTCCACACCGGTCACACCCTGCAGGCCCGCTACCTGCCGCAGGCGATGATCACCAAGCCGCTCATCCGGGGCCGCGAGACCATCGCGATGCACGTCTCCTTCGTCCACTCGCGGCTCATCACCGCGCTGGCCATCTCCCTCTTCCGCGGCTTCCCCATCGTCGTACTCGCCGACGGCGACCCCAAGCAGGCCGCCGACCTCTTCTCGCAGCTCCGCCCCGGCATCCTGGAGGCACACCCCAACTCCTTCATGGAGTGGGAGGAACTGGCCGACGACCCGCGCGGCCCCCTGGCGAACGTGAAGCTCTTCAGCAGCACCTTCGACGCCATCCACCCGCGGACCGTCCAGCGGCTCCTGGCCGCCACCCGCCGCAAGGCCCCGGTCTTCGGCCAGCTGTACGGGCAGAGCGAGATCGGCCCCGCCGTGGCCCGCTCCTTCTCCAAGCGCCGGAGCCTCGACGCGGACGGCCGCTGCGTGGGCATGCCCTTCCCGGGCATGACCGACGTCCGTGTCGTCAGCCGCAACGGCCTGCCCCCGTCGGAGACCAACCCCGGCTTCATCGAGGTCAAGAGCGACGGCCGGATCGTCACCTACCTCGGCGAGCAGGAGCGCTACGACAAGCAGGTCAACGACGGCTGGTGGCGCATGGGCGACGTCGGCTACCGCACCAAGTGGGGCTGCGTGCACCTGCTCGACCGCGAGGTGGACCTGATCGAGGGCTTCGGCTCGACCCTCGCCGCCGAGGACACCCTCTTCACCCGGCTGGACGAGCTCGCCGAGGTCATCATCATCCCCGACGAGAACGGCCGCGCCGTGCCCGTCGTATGCACCAAGGACGACAAGCCGCTGGACACGACGGCCTGGCAACTGGCCGTCGCGGGACTCCCGCAGATGGGCGAGCCCGTCCAGTGGCGCCAGTCCGACCTGCCGCAGACGGCCACCACCAAGATCAAGCGCCTGGAACTCGCCCGGCTGCTCGCCTCCGGCGCCTCCGCCTCCGCGTCCGCCTCCATCAGCGCCTCCGCCGGCGCCACCGCCGCCCGATCCCTTCAGGAGCAGATCTGA
- a CDS encoding FAD-dependent monooxygenase, translated as MSKLIIVGGGIGGLATALAVTRQGHTALVLERAPEFAEIGAGIQLAPNGIHALDRLDLGESVRSTAVLMDELRFMDGVTGEHVVSMDLTDTYRERFGNPYAVVHRAELHTKLLEACQASESIQLRSGAPAAGYEQDAYGASVVLENGERVTGDAVIGADGIHSAIRGQLVGDGAPRNTGITVYRAIIPMEQIPEDLRHLTSVTWWTGPGCHFVHYPIAGGKYLNLAASSDNKATETVAGVPASKGDVRREFASLGEDAQRLLALGEGWKSWVLVDRDPVENWTDGRVVLLGDAAHPMLHYVAQGACQGLEDAVILGDLLDCDTSELPLRFEKFNAERRERTGKIQLLARESIKLWHTQGPAASARNAQLSSYSADQLHDYVAWMHGARTTDSPAGAAGTTDTTIRTTAQAAPQNGDHR; from the coding sequence ATGTCGAAGCTGATCATCGTCGGCGGCGGAATCGGCGGGCTGGCCACGGCCCTCGCCGTCACCCGGCAGGGACACACCGCCCTCGTACTGGAACGCGCCCCCGAGTTCGCCGAGATCGGAGCGGGCATCCAGCTCGCCCCCAACGGGATCCACGCCCTGGACCGGCTCGACCTCGGCGAGAGCGTCCGCTCCACCGCCGTCCTCATGGACGAGCTGCGCTTCATGGACGGCGTCACCGGCGAACACGTCGTGAGCATGGACCTGACCGACACCTACCGGGAGCGCTTCGGCAACCCGTACGCCGTCGTCCACCGCGCCGAACTGCACACCAAGCTGCTGGAGGCCTGCCAGGCCTCGGAGTCGATCCAGCTGCGCAGCGGCGCGCCGGCCGCCGGGTACGAGCAGGACGCGTACGGCGCCTCGGTCGTCCTGGAGAACGGTGAGCGCGTCACCGGCGACGCCGTCATCGGCGCCGACGGCATCCACTCCGCCATCCGCGGACAGCTCGTCGGGGACGGCGCGCCCCGCAACACCGGGATCACCGTCTACCGGGCGATCATCCCGATGGAGCAGATCCCCGAGGACCTGCGCCACCTCACCTCCGTGACCTGGTGGACCGGGCCCGGCTGCCACTTCGTGCACTACCCGATCGCCGGCGGCAAGTACCTCAACCTCGCGGCCAGCAGCGACAACAAGGCCACCGAGACGGTGGCCGGAGTGCCCGCCTCCAAGGGCGACGTCCGCCGCGAGTTCGCCTCGCTGGGCGAGGACGCGCAGCGGCTGCTCGCCCTCGGCGAAGGGTGGAAGTCCTGGGTCCTCGTGGACCGGGACCCGGTCGAGAACTGGACCGACGGACGGGTCGTCCTGCTCGGCGACGCGGCCCACCCGATGCTCCACTACGTGGCGCAGGGCGCCTGCCAGGGCCTCGAGGACGCCGTGATCCTGGGCGACCTGCTCGACTGCGACACCTCCGAACTGCCGCTGCGCTTCGAGAAGTTCAACGCCGAGCGGCGTGAGCGCACCGGGAAGATCCAGCTCCTGGCCCGGGAGAGCATCAAGCTCTGGCACACCCAGGGCCCCGCCGCCTCGGCCAGGAACGCCCAGCTCTCCTCGTACTCCGCCGACCAGCTCCACGACTACGTGGCCTGGATGCACGGCGCCCGCACCACCGACTCCCCCGCCGGCGCCGCCGGCACCACCGACACCACCATCCGGACGACCGCGCAGGCCGCCCCCCAGAACGGAGACCACCGATGA